In Halobaculum rubrum, the following are encoded in one genomic region:
- the samp2 gene encoding ubiquitin-like small modifier protein SAMP2: protein MDVTCEVVGEGTETLSLADDATYADVCRAADYSPHEVTVLVDGNPVPEDAPVESSEVKVLRLIKGG, encoded by the coding sequence ATGGACGTGACCTGCGAGGTCGTCGGCGAGGGCACCGAGACCCTCTCGCTCGCCGACGACGCGACCTACGCCGACGTGTGCCGGGCGGCCGACTACTCCCCCCACGAGGTGACGGTGCTCGTGGACGGGAACCCGGTTCCGGAGGACGCCCCCGTCGAGTCGAGCGAGGTCAAGGTGCTCAGGCTGATCAAGGGCGGATGA
- a CDS encoding cation diffusion facilitator family transporter: MAGGSRSVVIAALIANGAIAVLKFFGFLLTGSPSMLSETYHSISDTGNQVFLLIGIRSSSRKASRAHPFGYGKAQFFYAFLVSVLLFGIAGWESLKHGYEAIMHPAHGGERADVILAGVNFTELIPVDPFWINVAVLLGAILFEVYAFEKARAELNRQIDAYGWSGLREAFSKTSDVTTLTAFTEDAIALAGAVIALVGISLARFLEMPVFDAIASVLIGALLMFFAVALAWENKRLILGESLPADVEAELREAISEHDGVVHIDGFRTVFVGPGEVLVTADVSFDGDAAARGVDEDITQIEATLRDIDDRVRIIYIEPEV; encoded by the coding sequence ATGGCTGGAGGAAGCAGATCGGTCGTCATCGCCGCGCTGATCGCCAACGGCGCCATCGCGGTGCTGAAGTTCTTCGGCTTCCTGCTCACCGGGTCGCCGTCGATGCTCTCGGAGACGTACCACTCGATCTCCGACACGGGGAACCAGGTGTTCCTCCTCATCGGCATCCGCTCCTCGAGCAGGAAGGCGAGCCGGGCGCACCCGTTCGGCTACGGCAAGGCGCAGTTCTTCTACGCGTTTCTCGTCTCCGTGCTCCTCTTTGGCATCGCCGGCTGGGAGTCGCTGAAACACGGATACGAGGCGATCATGCACCCCGCCCACGGCGGCGAGCGGGCGGACGTGATCCTCGCCGGGGTCAACTTCACCGAGCTGATTCCGGTCGACCCGTTCTGGATCAACGTCGCCGTCCTCCTCGGTGCAATCCTGTTCGAGGTCTACGCGTTCGAGAAAGCGCGGGCGGAGTTGAACAGACAGATCGACGCATACGGCTGGTCCGGGCTCCGCGAGGCGTTCTCGAAGACCAGCGACGTGACAACGCTCACCGCGTTCACCGAGGACGCCATCGCGCTCGCCGGCGCCGTCATCGCGCTCGTCGGAATCTCGCTCGCGCGGTTCCTGGAGATGCCGGTCTTCGACGCGATCGCCTCGGTCCTCATCGGCGCGCTCCTGATGTTCTTCGCGGTCGCGCTGGCGTGGGAGAACAAGCGGCTCATCCTCGGGGAGTCGCTGCCGGCGGACGTGGAGGCCGAGCTCCGGGAGGCGATCTCGGAGCACGACGGCGTCGTCCACATCGACGGGTTCCGGACGGTGTTCGTCGGCCCGGGCGAGGTGCTCGTCACCGCCGACGTGAGCTTCGACGGCGACGCGGCCGCCCGCGGCGTCGACGAGGACATCACACAGATCGAGGCGACGCTCCGCGATATCGACGACCGCGTCCGGATCATCTACATCGAGCCGGAGGTGTGA
- a CDS encoding GNAT family N-acetyltransferase translates to MTGGDGGGDEPNRDADAGTTPDADTVPDTDVSIRAARDDETGAIRHLLDAAMLTVPANLPERVAGGDALVAVPGEIGTESADVVGALVLDGTRVEAVAVRKRRRADGVGTALVAAAARRTDGPLTATFRPQVRPFYEALGFEVAERDERLFGTLAADADATR, encoded by the coding sequence ATGACCGGCGGCGACGGCGGCGGCGACGAGCCGAACCGAGATGCGGACGCCGGCACCACCCCCGACGCCGACACCGTCCCCGATACCGACGTGTCGATCCGGGCCGCCCGCGACGACGAGACGGGCGCCATCAGGCATCTCCTCGACGCGGCGATGTTGACCGTTCCGGCGAACCTCCCCGAGCGCGTCGCCGGCGGCGACGCACTGGTCGCAGTGCCGGGGGAGATCGGAACCGAATCGGCCGACGTGGTCGGCGCGCTCGTCCTCGACGGCACCCGCGTCGAGGCGGTCGCGGTGCGCAAGCGCCGGCGGGCCGACGGCGTCGGCACCGCGCTCGTCGCGGCGGCGGCCCGGCGAACCGACGGGCCGCTGACGGCGACGTTCCGACCGCAGGTTCGGCCGTTCTACGAGGCGCTCGGGTTCGAGGTGGCGGAACGCGACGAGCGACTGTTCGGGACGCTCGCGGCCGACGCGGACGCGACGCGGTGA
- a CDS encoding alkaline phosphatase family protein, with product MFDDEAAARLRADRERDGYFFPDYGRYCFAGVPATLGGVLGVDLPGDPLPDGVVADVPGLAGTAPGDDADYDRVCHVLVDGFGYEQWRREIAAGRAPDWVDDLAETAEVTPLTSVYPSETAAAITTVHTGRTPAEHGVIGWDMYLPEVDRVVQTLPFASKSGEPADEAYGVDAGDLFAGGSIYETMAAAGVDSVTVQPTKAATGAYSAHALAGADSRGYEDLDGFRSLLTEALAESDPGTYCYAYLSNVDGAAHESGTESDHYRETLQSVSDAVSAALADVPDEVADSTLFVLTADHGHVDTDPETNIDIWEHDFITERMRRYETGAPDGYPFAEEPEGGNDPGDDAGGDDRAADGDPLPPVGGARNVHLHLRPGTTEEVIEYLDRTFEGRAFTREEALDRDLFGDRGVSDRFRRRCGDVVFVHRRKAVWRGDEPGKLGYVGWHGGLTPEEMMTPFAVAPLSDVI from the coding sequence ATGTTCGACGACGAGGCGGCCGCCCGCCTGCGTGCGGACCGCGAGCGCGACGGCTACTTTTTCCCGGATTACGGCCGGTACTGCTTCGCCGGCGTCCCCGCCACCCTCGGCGGGGTGCTCGGCGTCGACCTCCCGGGCGACCCGCTCCCGGACGGCGTCGTCGCCGACGTGCCCGGGCTCGCCGGCACCGCTCCCGGCGACGACGCCGACTACGACCGCGTCTGTCACGTGCTCGTCGACGGCTTCGGCTACGAACAGTGGCGCCGCGAGATCGCCGCCGGACGCGCGCCAGACTGGGTCGACGACCTCGCAGAAACCGCGGAGGTGACGCCGCTCACCTCCGTCTATCCCTCGGAGACCGCGGCGGCGATCACGACCGTCCACACCGGCCGCACGCCCGCCGAACACGGCGTGATCGGCTGGGATATGTACCTTCCCGAGGTCGACCGCGTGGTCCAGACGCTGCCGTTCGCGTCGAAGTCCGGCGAGCCGGCCGACGAGGCGTACGGCGTCGACGCCGGCGACCTCTTCGCCGGCGGGTCGATATACGAGACGATGGCGGCGGCGGGCGTCGATTCGGTCACCGTCCAGCCGACGAAGGCGGCGACGGGGGCCTACTCCGCACACGCCCTCGCCGGCGCCGACTCCCGCGGGTACGAGGACCTCGACGGCTTCCGGTCGCTGCTGACAGAGGCGTTGGCCGAGTCCGACCCCGGCACCTACTGCTACGCGTACCTCTCGAACGTGGACGGCGCGGCCCACGAGAGTGGCACCGAGTCCGACCACTACCGGGAGACGCTGCAATCGGTCTCCGACGCCGTCTCGGCGGCGTTGGCCGACGTTCCAGACGAGGTCGCCGACTCGACGCTGTTCGTGCTCACCGCGGACCACGGTCACGTCGACACCGACCCCGAGACCAACATCGACATCTGGGAGCACGACTTCATCACCGAGCGTATGCGCCGCTACGAGACGGGCGCCCCCGACGGGTACCCGTTCGCGGAGGAGCCCGAGGGTGGGAACGACCCCGGCGACGACGCCGGGGGCGACGACCGCGCGGCGGATGGCGATCCGCTCCCGCCGGTCGGCGGCGCGCGCAACGTCCACCTCCACCTGCGGCCGGGGACGACCGAGGAGGTGATCGAATACCTCGATCGGACCTTCGAGGGACGGGCGTTCACCCGGGAGGAGGCCCTCGACCGGGACCTGTTCGGCGACCGGGGGGTCTCTGACCGCTTCCGCCGCCGGTGCGGCGACGTGGTGTTCGTCCACCGTCGGAAGGCCGTCTGGCGCGGCGACGAGCCGGGGAAACTCGGCTACGTCGGCTGGCACGGCGGGCTGACCCCCGAGGAGATGATGACGCCGTTCGCGGTCGCGCCGCTGTCTGACGTGATCTGA
- a CDS encoding replication factor C small subunit → MSEADDGEAESSPGREVWIEKYRPQTLEDVYGHEQIVSRLRSYIEQDDLPHLLFAGPAGVGKTTSAVAIAKTIYGDDWRTNFLELNASDQRGIDVVRDRIKNFARSSFGGHDYRIIFLDEADSLTDDAQSALRRTMEQFSDNTRFILSCNYSSKIIDPIQSRCAVFRFSPLSDEAVEAQVRDIAADQDIEITDAGLDALVYAANGDMRRAINSLQAAATTGEIVDEQAVYEITATARPEEIEAMVEDALAGDFSKSRATLDTLLTETGMAGGDIIDQLHRSVWEFGLSDREAVRLMEHIGETDFRITEGANEQVQLEALLASLALANE, encoded by the coding sequence ATGAGCGAGGCCGACGACGGCGAGGCCGAGTCCTCCCCCGGGCGGGAGGTCTGGATCGAGAAGTACCGCCCGCAGACGCTGGAGGACGTGTACGGACACGAGCAGATCGTCTCCCGGCTCCGAAGCTACATCGAGCAGGACGACCTGCCGCACCTCTTATTTGCAGGCCCGGCCGGCGTCGGGAAAACTACTTCAGCCGTCGCCATCGCCAAGACGATCTACGGCGACGACTGGCGGACGAACTTCCTCGAACTCAACGCCTCCGACCAGCGCGGCATCGACGTGGTCAGGGACAGAATCAAGAACTTCGCGCGCTCGTCGTTCGGCGGCCACGACTACCGGATCATCTTCCTCGACGAGGCCGACTCGCTCACTGACGACGCCCAGTCAGCGTTGCGGCGCACGATGGAGCAGTTCTCCGACAACACGCGGTTCATCCTCTCGTGTAACTACTCCTCGAAGATCATCGATCCGATCCAGTCGCGGTGTGCGGTGTTCCGCTTCTCGCCGCTCTCCGACGAGGCCGTCGAGGCGCAGGTTCGCGACATCGCCGCCGACCAGGACATCGAGATCACCGACGCCGGGCTCGACGCGCTGGTGTACGCCGCCAACGGCGATATGCGTCGCGCGATCAACTCCCTGCAGGCGGCCGCGACCACGGGGGAGATCGTCGACGAGCAGGCCGTCTACGAGATCACCGCGACCGCCCGTCCGGAGGAGATCGAGGCGATGGTCGAGGACGCGCTCGCGGGCGACTTCTCGAAGTCGCGGGCGACGCTGGACACGCTGCTCACCGAGACCGGGATGGCCGGCGGCGACATCATCGACCAGCTCCACCGGTCGGTGTGGGAGTTCGGCCTCTCGGACCGGGAGGCGGTGCGGTTGATGGAACACATCGGGGAGACCGACTTCCGCATCACCGAGGGCGCCAACGAGCAGGTGCAGTTAGAGGCGCTGTTGGCGTCGTTGGCGCTGGCGAACGAGTAG